In the genome of uncultured Celeribacter sp., the window GCAACAGAATCCTGCATTTATTCCCTCCCTATCCTCTGTGTTTGGCATCTCAAAACGAGCTGCCCTATCAGGTGACTGCAAGGCGTATCGTGCAGGAGCCTGGCAACAGAATCCTGCATCTATTCCCTCCTCGGCGACAGGAAAGTTGACGCAAAGGCACTCTGCGCTGGCAACGAATCCTTTAGATTTTGGGCGTATCCCATAGGGGCAACGCATCAAAATGAATAGGCGACACCGTGACCGGGCTCGAAATCCTCACTGCATGGTATGAAAAAGTCTGGGTGGAGGCCGATCTCGATGCCGTCGCCGAGTTTTTCGATGTCGAGGCGCTGGCCAGCGGCCTGATGACCGATTTCGCTGCCCAGATCGAAGATTTTCAAATCCTGGTGCCCGCCGTCCTGCACGTTGTCCGAAACGTCACCTTTAGCATCGAGGATTCGATGGAAATGGACGATCGCGTCTGGGTACGCATGACGCTGCACGCGAAAAAGGCCTCAGATATGTCGCCGATTCACATCCCCGGTCAGGTGATGGTCCGTCTGAAAAACGGCAAAATCATCGAGGCGCATAACAATTTCGATTTCGTCAGCTATTTCGAGCAGATGGGCAATCTTCCAAAGGATTCCCTCGCGCTCATGCTGGCCGGAGAGCGATTGAGTTAAGGCAAATTGCCTGATCGAACGGCCTCTGTATCGAAGCGCCTCTGTGAACCGGAAGACCACGTCCCGCGAGGTTTCACTTGCCAATTCCAAAATTTGATCAAATGTAGTCGGGCGGGATCGCGTGCCGGCACTTCATGGCCGCACGGTCATGACCCGTTTTTCAAATAGGTGAAACATGAAACTGACCGTTGCCGTTTCCGGGACATGTGCCCCGTCTCTCGCACTGTCTCTTACGCTCGCTCTTACGTTCTGCGCGGGTCTCGCCGCCCATGCCGAAGACGACTCCCTTCAGCCAAAACTGGGGCCGAATGCCATACCGATCACCGAGGCCACAGAGCATCTGAGGGCCACGCCTGCGCCCGATTACTGGGCCTTCGCGCCCTATGTGAAGCCGCAATTCACCACCTCCGCCTGTGGCGTGGCCACGGTGTCCGCCGCCGTCAACGGGCTTGCCGGTCTGCCCGCAAATGCTGAAGACACGGTGATGACCCAACCCGATCTCCTGGAGGCCGTCGGCAACGCCCATTGGTCGGAGATTTCCGCCGAGGGTGGTGATGGCGTCATGTTCGGCGATCTCGTCACCTATGCCGCGGCGGCCCTGCCGGTTGCAGGCCTAGAGGGCTACGGTGTGACGGCGTTCAAACCGACGGACGCCAGCGAGGCAACATTAGAAATCATCCGAAATTGGTTGATCCAAAACGAAGAAAGCGCCGACGACGCGCTCATGGTCTATTTCAACCAAGGCGTCGTGACCGGCGATTGGGACGGCCCGCATGTGTCTCTGATCGGCGCCTATGACGCCGCCAAGGATCAGGTGCTGATCCTTGAGGTCGATCAGGACTGGTACATCCCCTACTGGACGCCGACCGCAGTGCTGTTGGAGGCGATGCTCAAGCCGACCTCCGCAGAACATGGCGTGCTCGAAGGTCAGACCGGCGGCTTTGTCCGTCTCGCGCCTCAAAGCTAAGGCCTGAAACCTAAGACTTGACCCACAGGCTGGGGCGGCTACCAAGACAGCAAAGGTTCCCGACCGAGGCTCACCCATGTCGCCCCAGCCCGTTCCACATCACCCGGATTTTTCGGCTTTCCTGAAAACATTCGCCCGGATCGGGCTTTTGTCCTTTGGTGGCCCCGCCGCACAGATCGCGGTGATGCATCGCGAATTGGTCGAAGAGCGACGCTGGCTGTCTGAGGACGGGTTTCTCTCCGCGCTGTCGTTCTGCATGATGCTGCCCGGCCCCGAGGCGATGCAGCTCGCGACCTATGCCGGGTGGCGTCTGCGCGGCCTGCCCG includes:
- a CDS encoding nuclear transport factor 2 family protein, translating into MTGLEILTAWYEKVWVEADLDAVAEFFDVEALASGLMTDFAAQIEDFQILVPAVLHVVRNVTFSIEDSMEMDDRVWVRMTLHAKKASDMSPIHIPGQVMVRLKNGKIIEAHNNFDFVSYFEQMGNLPKDSLALMLAGERLS
- a CDS encoding phytochelatin synthase family protein, with translation MKLTVAVSGTCAPSLALSLTLALTFCAGLAAHAEDDSLQPKLGPNAIPITEATEHLRATPAPDYWAFAPYVKPQFTTSACGVATVSAAVNGLAGLPANAEDTVMTQPDLLEAVGNAHWSEISAEGGDGVMFGDLVTYAAAALPVAGLEGYGVTAFKPTDASEATLEIIRNWLIQNEESADDALMVYFNQGVVTGDWDGPHVSLIGAYDAAKDQVLILEVDQDWYIPYWTPTAVLLEAMLKPTSAEHGVLEGQTGGFVRLAPQS